In one Arthrobacter jinronghuae genomic region, the following are encoded:
- a CDS encoding DUF1622 domain-containing protein, which produces MDFQHLIESVGELMDLAGVAAIVLGAVAATIAAAAAAMRRRGPVYEEYRQRLGRSILLGLELLVAADIIRTVAVTPTFESVGILAIIVLIRTFLSYSLQLEVTGSLPWKRPAGELKSKNE; this is translated from the coding sequence ATGGACTTTCAACATTTGATCGAATCCGTAGGGGAACTGATGGACCTGGCGGGCGTAGCCGCCATCGTCCTGGGTGCCGTGGCCGCCACCATCGCCGCCGCCGCCGCTGCGATGCGCCGACGCGGCCCGGTCTATGAGGAATACCGGCAGCGGCTCGGACGAAGCATTCTGCTCGGACTGGAATTATTGGTAGCTGCGGACATTATCCGCACTGTGGCCGTTACGCCTACCTTCGAGTCGGTGGGAATACTTGCCATAATCGTGCTTATCCGCACGTTTTTAAGTTATTCACTGCAACTGGAAGTCACCGGATCGCTGCCGTGGAAGCGTCCGGCGGGAGAGCTTAAGAGTAAGAACGAATAA
- a CDS encoding ABC transporter permease, with amino-acid sequence MSAASAAEPALPAATAPGTDRVPPLSAGSGPVKEDLNRTWWDKFGHSTIVWGLRAAVLVAFLTLWQITAGPVIDITFVSKPSLILERLVDWITDGTLWTHTWITLQEILLGFFFGALAGALVGYLLASFNLLYQVLDPFMLALYSIPKVALAPLFIVWFGIGMDMKVLLAAATVFFLVFLNTAAGVREVDRGLIDAVRLMGGNRRHVAFKVVLPSSMTGFLTGLKVAIPYALIGAVIGELVASNQGLGYLINASAAQFDTAGVFATLVVLTIVATILNSGVAVLSKRINRWKPLDEH; translated from the coding sequence ATGAGTGCTGCATCCGCGGCCGAGCCGGCACTGCCGGCGGCAACGGCACCGGGAACGGACCGGGTACCGCCGCTGTCGGCCGGGTCCGGTCCGGTCAAGGAAGACCTGAACCGCACCTGGTGGGACAAGTTCGGCCACTCAACCATTGTCTGGGGCCTGCGTGCGGCAGTGCTGGTGGCCTTCCTGACCCTGTGGCAGATCACCGCAGGGCCGGTCATCGATATCACCTTCGTCAGCAAGCCCAGCCTGATCCTGGAACGGCTAGTGGACTGGATAACTGACGGCACGCTCTGGACACACACCTGGATCACCCTGCAGGAGATCCTCCTCGGGTTCTTCTTCGGAGCACTCGCCGGTGCCCTGGTGGGATACCTGCTGGCCTCGTTCAACCTGCTCTACCAGGTGCTGGATCCGTTTATGCTCGCCCTGTATTCCATCCCCAAGGTTGCCCTGGCACCGCTGTTCATTGTGTGGTTCGGCATCGGCATGGACATGAAGGTGCTGCTGGCAGCCGCCACGGTCTTCTTCCTCGTCTTCCTCAATACCGCCGCCGGGGTCCGCGAAGTGGACCGCGGCCTGATCGACGCCGTCCGGCTGATGGGCGGCAACCGCCGCCATGTTGCCTTCAAGGTGGTACTGCCCTCCTCCATGACCGGGTTCCTTACCGGCTTGAAGGTAGCCATCCCGTACGCACTGATCGGTGCGGTCATCGGCGAGCTGGTCGCGTCCAACCAAGGACTCGGTTACCTGATCAACGCCTCCGCCGCGCAGTTCGACACTGCCGGCGTCTTCGCGACCCTGGTGGTGCTGACCATCGTTGCCACCATCCTGAACTCCGGCGTCGCCGTCCTCAGCAAGCGGATCAACCGCTGGAAGCCGCTGGACGAGCACTAA
- a CDS encoding glucose 1-dehydrogenase: MQALIITPGQKDSLELRELPEPEAGEGSVLVETLAVGLCATDREVIAAEFGTAPADRDYLVMGHENLGCVVEAPEGSDLAAGDLVVGIVRRPCAENCRACAAGEWDMCLTGTYTEHGIEGLDGFAREYWRGDPEDMVKLEPSLERVGVLLEPATILAKAWEQIDRIGGRAYFRPQVVAVTGAGPVGLLGALFGVQRGLEVHVFDLEEDGPKEKLTKDLGAVFHTDTLPESGINPDIIIECTGVPTVINDVLQHGAKNSVTCLTGVSEPDGEQPVDLGALNLNLVMDNRVVFGTVNANRRHYLKAAAALAKSDSRWLEQLISRRVPLADYAQAFEDRDGDIKVVLDLRDNA; this comes from the coding sequence ATGCAGGCATTGATAATTACCCCCGGGCAGAAGGACTCGCTGGAGCTGCGGGAGCTTCCGGAGCCGGAAGCCGGTGAAGGCAGCGTGCTGGTGGAGACGCTCGCGGTGGGCCTGTGCGCCACGGACCGTGAAGTCATTGCCGCCGAGTTCGGCACGGCACCCGCCGACCGGGATTACCTGGTGATGGGACACGAGAACCTCGGCTGCGTTGTCGAGGCCCCCGAAGGCTCGGATCTCGCCGCCGGGGACCTGGTGGTCGGGATCGTCCGCCGCCCCTGTGCCGAAAACTGCCGTGCCTGCGCCGCCGGCGAGTGGGACATGTGCCTGACCGGGACCTACACCGAACACGGTATCGAAGGGCTCGACGGCTTCGCGCGCGAATACTGGCGCGGGGACCCCGAAGACATGGTGAAACTCGAACCCTCGCTGGAACGCGTGGGCGTGCTGCTGGAACCGGCCACCATCCTGGCCAAGGCGTGGGAACAGATCGACCGGATCGGCGGCCGCGCCTACTTCCGGCCGCAGGTAGTCGCCGTGACCGGTGCCGGACCCGTGGGGTTGCTCGGTGCCTTGTTCGGGGTGCAGCGGGGACTCGAAGTGCACGTCTTCGACCTGGAAGAGGACGGGCCGAAGGAAAAGCTGACCAAGGACCTTGGTGCCGTCTTCCACACCGACACCCTCCCCGAATCCGGCATCAACCCGGACATCATCATCGAATGCACCGGCGTACCCACGGTGATCAATGATGTGCTGCAGCACGGCGCCAAAAACTCGGTCACCTGCCTCACGGGTGTCTCCGAACCCGACGGCGAGCAGCCGGTGGATTTGGGCGCCCTGAACCTGAACCTGGTGATGGACAACCGCGTGGTCTTCGGCACCGTCAACGCCAACCGCCGCCACTACCTCAAGGCCGCCGCGGCCCTGGCCAAGAGCGACTCCCGCTGGCTCGAGCAGCTGATTTCGCGCCGGGTTCCGCTGGCGGACTATGCGCAGGCCTTCGAGGACCGCGACGGCGACATCAAAGTGGTGCTGGACCTGCGGGACAACGCCTAA
- a CDS encoding nucleoside/nucleotide kinase family protein translates to MADSRPLLTELENRISALASASAGTVFIGVAGAPGAGKTTLVESLVRELNGAVDDVESQSFAHVPMDGFHLSDRELARLGLLARKGAPETFDAYGYAALLERLRLPRTAVVYAPGFERTLEQPLAGDIPVFPAAKVILTEGNYLLLDRPEWQEVRSRCTEVWYCEPDEGLRTERLVERHIRFGKAAEEAAAWVRNVDGPNARLVQASKARADFVIRPAWT, encoded by the coding sequence GTGGCAGATTCCCGACCCTTACTCACGGAGCTGGAAAACCGGATCTCCGCGCTGGCCTCGGCTTCCGCTGGAACCGTGTTCATCGGCGTCGCCGGTGCCCCCGGGGCAGGAAAGACCACCCTGGTGGAGTCACTGGTCCGCGAGCTGAACGGCGCCGTCGACGACGTCGAGTCGCAGAGCTTTGCCCACGTTCCCATGGACGGCTTCCACCTCTCCGACCGGGAGCTGGCCCGTCTCGGGCTGCTGGCGCGCAAGGGCGCCCCGGAAACCTTCGATGCCTACGGTTATGCCGCGCTCCTGGAACGCCTCCGGCTGCCGCGGACCGCCGTGGTCTACGCGCCCGGTTTCGAACGGACGCTGGAACAGCCGCTGGCCGGCGACATTCCGGTGTTTCCGGCCGCGAAGGTGATCCTGACGGAGGGAAACTATCTGCTGCTGGACCGGCCGGAATGGCAGGAGGTCCGGTCCCGGTGCACCGAGGTCTGGTACTGCGAGCCCGACGAAGGGCTGCGCACGGAGCGCCTGGTGGAGCGGCATATCCGGTTCGGCAAGGCAGCGGAGGAAGCCGCCGCCTGGGTGCGGAACGTAGACGGCCCCAATGCTCGTCTGGTCCAGGCGTCCAAAGCCCGCGCCGACTTCGTAATCCGCCCGGCCTGGACGTGA
- a CDS encoding DUF5684 domain-containing protein, with protein sequence MINSVSSLPFVISASEFTTTTPDPAMTAGAVVGGLIAVLIGFVIGGLSMMGMFKKAGRKTWEAFIPVYSTVVLLRIAGMSAWWILLALVPFASFVLIIFLAINLAKVFGQSALIAVLIALFGLVMYFYLSYSSARYFGPQASKGPFGLAENPHQPAYTPAGR encoded by the coding sequence ATGATCAATTCAGTCTCGAGCCTTCCATTTGTCATTTCTGCATCCGAATTCACTACTACCACCCCCGACCCGGCCATGACAGCCGGCGCCGTCGTTGGCGGGCTCATTGCTGTCCTTATCGGCTTCGTTATTGGCGGCCTTTCCATGATGGGCATGTTCAAGAAGGCCGGCCGCAAGACCTGGGAAGCGTTCATTCCCGTCTACTCCACGGTGGTGCTGCTCCGCATCGCCGGCATGTCCGCCTGGTGGATCCTGCTGGCCCTGGTGCCGTTCGCGAGCTTCGTTCTTATTATTTTCCTGGCCATCAACCTTGCCAAGGTCTTCGGCCAGAGCGCCCTCATTGCCGTACTGATCGCCCTTTTCGGCTTGGTGATGTACTTCTACCTCTCCTACAGCTCCGCCCGGTACTTCGGCCCGCAGGCCAGCAAGGGCCCCTTCGGCCTGGCCGAGAACCCGCACCAGCCTGCCTACACGCCGGCCGGACGCTAA
- a CDS encoding ABC transporter substrate-binding protein, which produces MLETVTPSRRTMLKSMLVLPAIAAVPALASCANNAGSSDSGVLNVGQISDSIAFFPLFVAEQEGFFTAEGVTMGERPRLGTGAKVAAALKSGSIDLGAGVITDAFNLYKIDDDAKLVSGLVTEYYVDVVVGNNFDGPSADAPLEERIEALVGKQIGITGPGSGTEALMTYLFKKIGKNAQTDSTMVNIGSAATAAIGALTAGRVDALCFFQPIGQQVETAGEGSIYISPTRGDVETLRSPIHGAVFSTGAQIEAKQDLVDGFNRALDKSLALIQDDPEKARTLLGEYLKDTQPETVDALVALLPKEIATSTKVTEESYKVASAFHTDSGLVDEAPDYAGFVLKTSQA; this is translated from the coding sequence ATGCTTGAAACGGTTACCCCCTCCAGACGCACCATGCTCAAGTCGATGCTCGTCCTTCCCGCCATCGCCGCCGTCCCTGCCCTGGCCTCCTGCGCCAACAACGCCGGCAGCTCCGATTCGGGAGTGCTGAATGTGGGCCAGATCAGCGACTCGATCGCGTTTTTCCCCTTGTTCGTAGCCGAGCAGGAGGGCTTCTTCACCGCTGAAGGAGTCACCATGGGAGAACGCCCCCGGCTCGGAACGGGTGCCAAGGTGGCTGCCGCCCTGAAGTCCGGCAGCATCGATCTCGGCGCCGGCGTCATTACGGACGCGTTCAACCTGTACAAGATCGACGACGACGCGAAGCTGGTCAGCGGCCTGGTCACCGAGTACTACGTGGACGTGGTGGTGGGGAACAACTTTGACGGGCCCTCTGCTGACGCACCGCTGGAGGAACGGATCGAAGCCCTGGTGGGTAAGCAGATCGGCATCACCGGACCGGGCAGCGGAACCGAAGCGCTGATGACGTACCTGTTCAAGAAGATCGGCAAGAACGCCCAGACGGATTCCACCATGGTCAACATCGGCAGCGCCGCCACCGCTGCCATCGGCGCCCTGACCGCCGGCAGGGTAGACGCGCTGTGTTTCTTCCAGCCCATCGGGCAACAGGTGGAAACCGCAGGCGAGGGCAGCATCTACATCTCGCCGACCCGCGGCGATGTCGAAACCCTGCGGTCCCCTATTCACGGCGCAGTGTTCAGCACGGGTGCCCAGATCGAGGCCAAACAGGATCTGGTGGACGGATTCAACCGGGCACTGGATAAGTCGCTGGCACTGATCCAGGACGACCCGGAAAAGGCCCGGACCCTCCTGGGCGAGTATCTGAAGGACACCCAACCGGAGACCGTGGACGCGCTGGTGGCCCTGCTGCCCAAGGAAATCGCCACCTCCACGAAGGTCACCGAGGAGTCCTACAAAGTGGCGTCGGCCTTCCACACCGACTCCGGGCTGGTGGACGAGGCACCGGACTACGCCGGTTTCGTCCTCAAAACCTCGCAGGCATAA
- a CDS encoding SMP-30/gluconolactonase/LRE family protein encodes MDARPSTLLEDGASLEQVGTGAVWAEGPTWVPERNAVRYSDVRSNRILEYSETTGELSVYGSDIEFTNGRALDPDGSVVQCSHGRRAIERDRNGTVETLVDRFGEVRFNSPNDVVVKSDGTIWFSDPSYGIDNPAEGHPGELEYGDRYVFRFDPASGELTAVITDIMAPNGLAFSPDESVLYVSDTAEEAVSPYGPAQSEGNPIRAYDVVEGRQAKNGRVFVRVAPGVPDGFRVDTDGNIWSSGGDGVRVFSPAGELLEHIPVPETVSNVCFGGQDGRTLYMTATTSLYRIRTTASDAAAALRSKR; translated from the coding sequence ATGGACGCACGCCCCTCGACACTGCTGGAAGACGGAGCCTCGCTGGAGCAGGTGGGTACGGGCGCGGTTTGGGCGGAGGGTCCCACGTGGGTCCCGGAGCGTAACGCGGTGCGCTACAGCGACGTTCGGTCCAACCGGATCCTGGAGTACAGCGAAACCACCGGCGAGCTGAGCGTCTACGGCTCCGACATCGAGTTCACCAACGGCCGTGCGCTGGACCCGGACGGGTCCGTGGTGCAGTGCTCGCACGGGCGCCGGGCCATTGAACGGGACCGCAACGGCACCGTCGAAACCCTGGTGGACCGCTTCGGCGAGGTCCGCTTCAACTCGCCCAACGACGTCGTCGTGAAGTCCGACGGCACCATCTGGTTTTCGGATCCCTCCTACGGCATCGACAACCCGGCCGAGGGCCACCCCGGCGAACTGGAGTACGGGGACCGGTACGTGTTCCGCTTCGATCCGGCCAGCGGGGAACTCACCGCGGTGATCACCGACATCATGGCCCCCAACGGGCTGGCGTTCTCCCCGGATGAATCCGTCCTCTACGTTTCCGACACCGCGGAAGAGGCCGTCTCTCCCTACGGTCCGGCTCAGTCTGAAGGCAATCCGATCCGTGCCTACGACGTCGTCGAGGGCCGGCAGGCGAAGAACGGCCGGGTGTTCGTGCGCGTCGCCCCGGGTGTGCCGGACGGGTTCCGGGTGGATACGGACGGGAACATCTGGTCCTCCGGCGGCGACGGCGTACGGGTGTTTTCACCGGCCGGCGAGCTGCTCGAACACATCCCCGTGCCCGAGACCGTCAGCAACGTCTGCTTCGGCGGGCAGGACGGCCGGACGCTGTACATGACGGCAACCACCAGCCTGTACCGGATCCGCACTACGGCGAGCGACGCCGCGGCGGCCCTGCGGTCGAAGCGGTAG
- a CDS encoding NAD-dependent succinate-semialdehyde dehydrogenase: MSAYKSVNPATGETLQEFAEATDAEINQAVTAAHKAFASWRNEPVENRTKVITRVAELYRERADELAQLIALEMGKPLREAKSEVALSANIYEYYATQGPGFMADEQLDVKGGGNAVVRTEPVGALLGIMPWNYPYYQVARFAGPNLMLGNTVLLKHANNCPQSALAMAQIFADAGVPEGAYVNLFATNEQAADIIADARIQGVSLTGSERAGSAVAEVAGRNLKKYVLELGGSDPFIVLDTEDLDATVKAGVLGRMGNGGQACNAAKRFIVMEDLYDDFVEKFTARMSAIEPGDPLQPETRFGPLSTQAAADGLVEQIRDAVDKGATLHTGGSLIDRPGAFVQPTVLTDVTPEMRAFSEELFGPAAVIYKVSSEEEAIELANNSPFGLGGAVFSADEDRALNVADQLESGMVWINGTSGTQEDLPFGGVKRSGVGRELGRFGMAEFVNKKLIRTPQKR, translated from the coding sequence ATGAGTGCTTACAAGAGCGTAAATCCAGCCACCGGAGAAACCCTTCAGGAATTCGCTGAAGCCACCGACGCAGAAATCAACCAGGCCGTCACGGCAGCCCATAAGGCCTTCGCCAGCTGGCGGAACGAGCCCGTGGAAAACCGCACCAAGGTCATCACCCGCGTTGCGGAACTGTACCGGGAACGCGCCGACGAGCTCGCCCAGCTGATTGCCCTCGAAATGGGCAAGCCGCTGCGCGAGGCGAAGAGCGAGGTTGCCCTCTCCGCCAACATCTACGAGTACTACGCCACCCAGGGCCCCGGCTTCATGGCGGACGAGCAGCTCGACGTCAAGGGCGGCGGCAACGCCGTGGTCCGCACCGAACCGGTGGGCGCCCTGCTGGGGATCATGCCGTGGAACTACCCGTACTACCAGGTGGCCCGCTTCGCCGGCCCCAACCTGATGCTCGGTAACACCGTGCTGCTCAAGCACGCGAACAACTGCCCGCAGTCCGCCCTGGCGATGGCACAGATCTTCGCCGACGCCGGCGTGCCCGAGGGAGCCTACGTCAACCTGTTTGCCACCAACGAGCAGGCTGCGGACATCATCGCGGACGCCCGGATCCAGGGCGTTTCCCTGACCGGCTCCGAGCGGGCAGGCTCCGCCGTCGCCGAGGTGGCCGGCCGGAACCTGAAGAAGTACGTCCTCGAATTGGGTGGCAGCGATCCGTTCATCGTCCTGGACACCGAGGACCTCGACGCCACGGTCAAGGCCGGGGTCCTCGGCCGGATGGGCAACGGCGGGCAGGCCTGCAACGCCGCCAAGCGCTTCATCGTGATGGAGGACCTTTACGACGATTTCGTGGAGAAGTTCACCGCCCGGATGTCCGCCATTGAACCCGGCGATCCGCTGCAGCCGGAGACCCGCTTCGGCCCGCTCTCCACGCAGGCTGCCGCAGACGGCCTGGTGGAGCAGATCCGCGACGCCGTGGACAAGGGCGCCACTCTGCACACCGGCGGCAGCCTGATCGACAGGCCGGGTGCCTTCGTACAGCCGACCGTGCTGACCGATGTCACGCCGGAAATGCGGGCCTTCTCCGAAGAGCTGTTCGGCCCGGCCGCCGTCATCTACAAGGTGTCCAGCGAGGAAGAAGCCATTGAACTGGCCAACAACTCCCCGTTCGGTCTGGGCGGAGCGGTGTTCAGTGCCGACGAAGACCGCGCCCTGAACGTCGCCGACCAGCTGGAAAGCGGCATGGTCTGGATCAACGGCACCTCCGGCACGCAGGAGGACCTGCCCTTCGGCGGCGTCAAGCGCTCCGGCGTGGGCCGCGAGCTGGGACGGTTCGGCATGGCCGAGTTCGTCAACAAGAAGCTGATCCGCACCCCGCAGAAGCGGTAG
- a CDS encoding amino acid permease, protein MSTVAGSGGSVLRRKPIEEIDEEKTGNKLFKSLGLWQLTAIGVGGIIGIGIFTLAGLVANGGADASPVGPAVLISFLVAGLASAAAALSYAEFAGMVPRAGSAYTYGYVALGELIGWFIGWDLLLEYTAIVAVVAIGISGYFTEFLAGFGIDMPVWMQGTGDTVEGGLINLPAAVVCLFITWILSRGTKTFGRFELVAVGLKVLLILFIVGLGFFYVNTDNYTPFLPSGFGAVFTGAATVFFAVFGYDAMSTAAEEATDGKKHMPKAILLSLAVAMVLYILATLVLTGMQNYRDISPTAGFASAFQSVGLPVIATVISAFAVLSILTVMLTFLLGVTRVWFSMSRDGLLPGWFSGTDKRGTPQRVTWIAGGASALLAGFFPIRAVADLTNIGILAAFVVVCVAVIVLRYRQPDAPREFRLPLMPWVPAFGVLASGFLMLQLHWETWLRFGIWLVIGMLVYAFYGYRHSLLNPNSPRHRSLRGNPLPEN, encoded by the coding sequence ATGTCCACAGTCGCCGGAAGCGGCGGTTCCGTCCTCCGCCGCAAGCCCATTGAGGAAATCGACGAGGAGAAAACGGGCAACAAGCTGTTCAAGAGCCTTGGCCTCTGGCAGCTGACAGCCATCGGCGTGGGCGGCATCATCGGCATCGGCATCTTCACCCTCGCCGGCCTGGTGGCCAACGGCGGTGCCGATGCCTCTCCCGTGGGGCCGGCCGTGTTGATCTCCTTCCTGGTTGCCGGCCTGGCCAGCGCCGCGGCGGCCCTGTCCTACGCCGAGTTCGCCGGAATGGTGCCCCGCGCCGGTTCCGCCTACACCTACGGTTACGTGGCGCTGGGCGAACTGATCGGATGGTTCATCGGCTGGGACCTGCTGCTGGAATACACCGCGATCGTGGCAGTGGTGGCCATCGGCATCTCCGGCTACTTCACCGAGTTCCTCGCCGGTTTCGGCATCGACATGCCCGTCTGGATGCAGGGGACCGGGGACACGGTGGAGGGCGGGCTGATCAACCTGCCCGCCGCCGTCGTCTGCCTGTTCATTACCTGGATCCTGAGCCGGGGCACCAAAACCTTCGGACGCTTTGAACTGGTGGCCGTGGGCCTGAAAGTCCTGCTGATCTTGTTCATCGTGGGGTTGGGGTTCTTCTACGTCAACACGGACAACTACACGCCGTTCCTGCCCAGCGGTTTCGGGGCGGTCTTCACCGGCGCTGCCACCGTCTTCTTCGCCGTTTTCGGCTACGACGCCATGAGCACCGCCGCCGAGGAAGCCACGGACGGCAAGAAACACATGCCCAAAGCCATCCTGCTCTCCCTGGCCGTTGCCATGGTCCTGTACATCCTCGCCACGTTGGTACTGACCGGAATGCAGAATTACCGGGACATCAGCCCCACGGCCGGTTTCGCCTCCGCGTTCCAATCCGTCGGGCTGCCCGTCATTGCCACCGTCATTTCAGCCTTCGCCGTGCTGTCCATCCTTACCGTGATGCTGACGTTCCTGCTCGGCGTGACCCGGGTGTGGTTCTCCATGAGCCGGGACGGGCTGCTGCCGGGCTGGTTCTCCGGAACGGACAAGCGGGGCACGCCGCAGCGGGTGACTTGGATCGCCGGCGGGGCCTCCGCTTTACTGGCCGGCTTCTTCCCCATTCGCGCCGTGGCGGATCTGACCAACATCGGCATCCTCGCCGCGTTCGTGGTGGTTTGCGTGGCAGTGATTGTGCTGCGCTACCGTCAGCCCGACGCCCCGCGGGAATTCCGGCTCCCGCTGATGCCGTGGGTACCGGCGTTCGGCGTACTGGCCTCGGGGTTCCTGATGCTGCAGCTCCACTGGGAAACCTGGCTGCGCTTCGGTATTTGGCTGGTCATCGGGATGCTGGTTTACGCGTTCTACGGGTATCGGCATTCCCTGCTGAATCCAAACAGCCCGCGGCATCGGAGCCTCAGGGGAAATCCCCTGCCGGAAAACTGA
- a CDS encoding trimeric intracellular cation channel family protein, which yields MDLFDPGAVFDVVDLAGVLANGVLGGAVARQLRMDPVGFLVLALTSALGGGVLRDTLLQAGPPVALTNPAYLFTAIAGAIIAYAIELKGKWANRFLIVIDAFALGCWAATGTAKALGLGLEWLPAILIGVVTAVGGGMIRDIVVGRVPAIFGGNTLYATGALVAAVEMAILYDLGLQNVGMGVAIGTCAVLCTVARRRGWRLPGPGEFSVRLSRRPRTEDRRSSGQGWPRPKFWKTRTRR from the coding sequence GTGGATCTTTTCGACCCGGGGGCGGTGTTCGACGTCGTCGACCTCGCCGGTGTGCTCGCAAACGGAGTCCTCGGCGGCGCCGTGGCGCGGCAGCTGCGGATGGACCCGGTGGGGTTCCTGGTCCTGGCGCTCACGTCGGCGCTGGGCGGCGGCGTGCTGCGTGACACCCTCCTGCAGGCAGGACCGCCCGTAGCGCTGACCAATCCCGCCTATCTCTTCACGGCCATCGCCGGTGCCATCATCGCCTATGCCATCGAGCTCAAGGGCAAATGGGCCAACCGGTTCCTGATTGTGATCGATGCCTTCGCACTGGGTTGCTGGGCCGCCACCGGCACGGCCAAGGCGCTGGGCCTGGGGCTGGAATGGCTCCCGGCCATCCTGATCGGCGTCGTCACCGCCGTGGGCGGCGGCATGATCCGCGACATTGTGGTGGGCCGGGTGCCGGCGATCTTCGGCGGCAACACCCTGTACGCGACCGGTGCCCTCGTAGCCGCCGTCGAAATGGCGATCCTCTACGATCTGGGCCTGCAGAACGTGGGCATGGGCGTGGCCATCGGGACCTGCGCCGTGCTGTGCACGGTGGCCCGCCGCCGCGGGTGGCGGCTGCCCGGGCCGGGGGAGTTCAGCGTCCGGCTGAGCCGGCGCCCGCGCACGGAGGACCGGAGAAGCTCGGGCCAAGGCTGGCCGCGGCCGAAGTTTTGGAAAACCCGGACCCGCCGCTGA
- a CDS encoding ABC transporter ATP-binding protein, protein MSSLLEISGLSKQFERDNTATVALRDFDLSIEEGTFVSILGRSGCGKSTMLNLLSGLTRPSSGTVHYQGSVLNGPNVDIGYLTQSDTLMPWRDVVRNVEMPLEIRGESKEKRREVAQALIAKVGLSGFENHYPRELSGGMRRRASLARMLAGAPKTLLMDEPFGALDAQLRNELQEELLRLWQGSGQTVVFVTHDIEEALLLGDRVVVLGQLGRILLDEPINIPRPRSVDETRIDPTFVALHKKLAAALKEGSTA, encoded by the coding sequence ATGAGCTCCCTACTGGAAATCTCCGGACTGAGCAAGCAGTTCGAGCGCGATAATACCGCCACCGTTGCCCTGCGGGACTTTGACCTTTCCATCGAGGAAGGCACATTCGTCAGCATCCTCGGCCGCAGCGGCTGCGGGAAATCCACCATGCTGAACCTGCTCTCCGGGCTTACCCGGCCCAGCTCGGGAACCGTGCATTACCAAGGCTCGGTACTCAACGGACCCAACGTGGATATCGGCTACCTGACGCAGTCGGACACGCTTATGCCGTGGCGCGACGTCGTTCGCAATGTCGAAATGCCGCTGGAAATCCGCGGCGAATCCAAGGAGAAGCGCCGGGAGGTGGCGCAGGCACTCATCGCCAAGGTCGGACTGTCCGGATTCGAGAACCACTATCCCCGGGAGCTCTCCGGCGGAATGCGGCGCCGCGCCAGCCTCGCCCGAATGCTGGCAGGGGCGCCGAAAACCCTCCTGATGGACGAGCCTTTCGGTGCACTGGATGCGCAGCTGCGCAACGAACTTCAGGAGGAACTGCTGCGGTTGTGGCAGGGCTCCGGGCAGACGGTGGTTTTTGTCACCCATGACATCGAGGAGGCCCTCCTCCTGGGCGACCGTGTTGTGGTCCTGGGCCAGCTCGGCCGGATCCTGCTGGATGAGCCGATCAACATTCCGCGACCCCGGTCGGTGGATGAAACCCGGATTGACCCGACATTCGTGGCACTGCATAAGAAACTTGCTGCCGCCCTCAAGGAAGGATCCACGGCATGA